The following proteins are co-located in the Larimichthys crocea isolate SSNF chromosome XXIV, L_crocea_2.0, whole genome shotgun sequence genome:
- the nkx2.9 gene encoding NK2 transcription factor related, locus 9, with translation MAAPTKFSFSVRSILDLPEQDGEAAPLLRSSPAYSSCSSSSPYTSWMECDRSPCISSDEGSIEASPDSTKPDDSSLDSEPDKGKKSKKRRVLFSKAQTLELERRFRQQRYLSGPEREQLARLLSLTPTQVKIWFQNHRYKMKRGRAEGGMMQDVEIAQPPVLRRVVVPILVRDGKPFHTCLLDTEKVGCLPPSPAVPFPLAYPSLQHPSPVSLPPRYHQHFPTAAASRFAWRDFWSPL, from the exons ATGGCTGCCCCGACCAAGTTCAGTTTTTCCGTCAGGAGCATCCTGGATTTGCCCGAGCAGGATGGGGAGGCAGCGCCGCTGCTGCGGTCCTCCCCGGCttactcctcctgctcctccagctcGCCTTACACCTCCTGGATGGAGTGCGACAGGAGCCCATGCATAT cTTCTGATGAAGGGAGCATCGAGGCCTCCCCCGACTCCACCAAGCCGGATGACTCGTCCCTGGACTCGGAGCCCGACAAGGGCAAAAAGAGCAAGAAGCGCCGGGTGCTGTTCTCCAAGGCCCAGACCCTGGAGCTGGAGAGGCGCTTCCGTCAGCAGCGTTACTTGTCCGGCCCGGAGAGGGAGCAGCTCGCCCGCCTCCTCAGCCTGACCCCGACACAGGTGAAGATCTGGTTCCAGAACCACCGCTATAAGATGAAGAGAGGCCGGGCTGAAGGAGGGATGATGCAGGATGTGGAGATAGCGCAGCCTCCGGTGCTGCGCCGGGTCGTTGTTCCGATCTTAGTCCGGGATGGGAAACCCTTTCACACCTGCTTACTTGACACCGAGAAGGTTGGCTGTTTACCTCCATCTCCAGCGGTGCCTTTCCCCTTAGCCTACCCGTCTCTTCAGCATCCGTCCCCCGTCTCTCTCCCACCAAGGTACCACCAGCACTTTCCCACCGCGGCGGCCTCCAGATTCGCCTGGAGAGACTTTTGGAGTCCACTTTAA
- the nkx2.1 gene encoding homeobox protein Nkx-2.1 → MSMSPKHTTPFSVSDILSPLEESYKKVSMENNNLGAPLTSYRQPQVSQAAMQQHHMGHNGTVSAAYHMTAAGVSQLSHTAMGGYCNGNLGNMGDLPSYQDGMRGSTTATGWYGANPDPRFSTISRFMGSSSGMNMGSMGSLSSLADVGKGMGSLSSTPRRKRRVLFSQAQVYELERRFKQQKYLSAPEREHLASMIHLTPTQVKIWFQNHRYKMKRQAKDKVSQQQMQQDSGSCQQQQQQSPRRVAVPVLVKDGKPCQGSGHTPTSSAQTHHQQGGNVMIMSNNTSGLGQHQSQQVGSTGHSPDLAPHSSSPPSLQSQVAGLSHLNSPGAEYGSALQCSALLYGRTW, encoded by the exons ATGTCGATGAGCCCTAAGCATACGACTCCTTTTTCTGTTTCCGATATCTTGAGTCCCCTTGAGGAGAGCTATAAGAAAGTAAGTATGGAGAATAACAACTTGGGGGCACCTCTCACTTCTTACCGGCAGCCGCAGGTCTCTCAGGCGGCGATGCAGCAGCACCACATGGGCCACAATGGGACTGTGTCTGCGGCTTACCACATGACTGCGGCAGGTGTTTCTCAGCTGTCACACACGGCCATGGGGGGCTACTGTAACGGCAACCTGGGCAACATGGGCGACCTGCCGTCGTACCAAGACGGCATGAGGGGCAGCACCACGGCCACCGGCTGGTACGGAGCCAACCCAGACCCGCGCTTCTCCACTA TTTCTCGCTTCATGGGCTCGTCGTCGGGCATGAACATGGGCAGCATGGGCAGCCTCAGCTCCCTGGCAGACGTGGGTAAAGGCATGGGCTCTCTGTCCAGCACCCCGAGGAGAAAGAGGCGAGTGTTGTTCTCCCAGGCGCAGGTCTACGAGCTGGAGCGACGCTTCAAGCAGCAGAAATACCTGTCGGCACCGGAGAGGGAGCACCTGGCAAGTATGATCCACCTCACCCCGACCCAGGTGAAAATCTGGTTTCAGAATCACCGGTATAAGATGAAGAGGCAGGCGAAAGACAaagtgtcacagcagcagatgcagcagGACAGCGGCTcgtgccagcagcagcagcaacagtccCCGCGGAGGGTGGCCGTGCCGGTGCTGGTGAAGGACGGGAAGCCGTGCCAAGGCAGCGGCCACACGCCCACATCCTCCGCACAGACCCACCACCAGCAAGGGGGCAATGTCATGATCATGTCCAACAACACGTCCGGCCTCGggcagcatcagagccagcagGTGGGAAGCACAGGTCACTCTCCAGATTTGGCACCGCACTCCTCCAGTCCGCCGTCACTCCAGAGCCAAGTGGCCGGCCTCTCCCACCTCAATTCCCCCGGCGCAGAGTACGGCTCGGCCCTGCAGTGTTCAGCCCTGTTATACGGCAGGACGTGGTGA